The DNA window aagtgaaattttcatgtcttttactttacaaagcaggtttaagtgctttataaatactggtaaactatcaaaacactcaatatacggaaaaaatacacacagcccatattcagaaattgtgcgtttgaaacaagcctttaggatttctgtccatttgtgatgtcacaaatatacaatatatatagaccgttacacggttttaaacataaacattctaaatatgtcccattttatttcctgttgtgtcatgtgaataacatcagctgacaggaagtaaacatggacccaaactgttgcctagcaatgcaattctgttggaattccgttgaaatgcactaaaacggagcgtttcagacagagggtaaatacaggtatattcaggcagacagtatgaggaaaataatgtgttttttgaacattacagcatgtaaacatgttctagtagaaacacaaaatagaagtatgaacctgaaaatgagcatgatatgggacctttaagtgtaataataataatcattaattgTCTCGTGATGTGATGATCAACTAAATGTGAATTAGAGATCGACTCAACAGCATTTAGCTGTCTCACTTAAGTTTATGATTGTCTATTACAAGCTCGCCTACGTTATGATTGTCAGCTTCCAGTAAGGTTGAGCTGTATCTCGACATCCCAACAATGCTTTGACGGCAGCCTGGTAAGAATAGCTCTCTCCACAGGTCCTGGCCTCCGCAGACAACAGAGTAGCAGTAAGGAGACGTTAGAGGTGAGACTGTATTTAGTGGCAAGCTGTAGTAGTTCTGGAGCAGAGTTGAAGGGGACAGCAGCTCGTCTGAACGTCTCCCTGATTCGTCTTCAAGGAGCTTTTCTTAAGAATTTCGGCTTGTTTTCTTATGGGATCAGGGTTAGCACTGAACAATGAGGATGATGGGAGCCAGAGATCTACTCTTCATCACTATCAGTCACAATGTCTCCTTCATGGGTAAGTTTCTCTTTTGTAGTTCACAATATTAGAAATCAAGCAGTGATAGTATGTCAATGTCTATTTTCATAAACCAAATAAACAGTTAAGGTAAAGAGTCAtcttaaacatactgtatatttatatatataaaaaaatcaatcaatacaaaatgttcttttcttAGTCtaaattgtgatatttactagtTACATTACTTTTCACAGTAAgttactgtattgtttttacacTAAATGACTGTGAAATGAcagctgtatactgtatatcagtatGTTACTGTGATCTAGCAGTACGCTGCTGTAGAATTACTGTATTTAAGCCTATGAAGTGATAATACTGTAatttaatgtgaaataattaCAGTTAAATCTTGTGAAATCCTGGAAATTAAGAACAATGTATTTTGACTAAGTCCTGATAAGATTGTTTTTGCTTGGTCATAATTTTTCTAGTATAGTGAAATTTGTCCCTCTGTGTAATTTTGTCATGATGTTTAATAtttcaaatagatttttatttccatgtatttGTAAATAATCTAAGTATTTCTTCATCATTGTGTCAAGTTTGATAAAtttgtttgattatttttttttctttgctgtaACCTGTAATTGGCTGCTGCGACAACCCAAATCCATCTTCATGTAATCTAATACTCATTATTGATCATTTCTTTTCTATTAAAGGCAAAACGTGGTGGATGCTGATGCTGGTTGTACGCATGCTGGTCCTCCTGTTGGCCGGCTTCACCCTCTTCGGTGACGAGCAGGAGAGATTCATCTGCAACACCATCCAGCCGGGCTGCTCTAACGTGTGTTTTGACGTATTTGTTCCCGTATCCGTCCTCCGTCTCTGGCTCTTCCACCTCATTCTTCTCTGTCTTCCCCACGTGCTGTTTGCAACCTACGTCATGCACAAAGTGTTGTCATATCCCTATTTCGGAGGTTTCTACTGCGACAGGAGTCGAGGAGGTTCACCTTTCACCCTTGAGAACTCGTTCTCGAGAGAACTGTCCTTGCATAAAGCTCCACTTCACGATGTCCATCGTGAACGGGGAGCGCCGCGCTTCTACTGCGCTTACTTCCTGGTTGTAATTCTGCGGATCATTCTGGAGGTGGCTTTCGGTGCAGGTCAGTTTTTTCTCTTTGGATTGTCCATGCCTAAGAGATTCCTCTGCTACGAGGCTCCCTGCACATCCGGGGTCGAGTGCTACATCTCCAGACCGACTGAGAAGAGCTTAATGCTCAACTTCATGCTGGGTGTCGCATCCTTGTCCGTTCTACTAAGTTTGCTCGACCTGGTGAGCTCCATGAAGGCGATggtgagatggaggaggaaaagggTGTTGATGGAGGAGATGAGTAAAGGAGAGCAAAGCAGCATGCATACAACGACAACTATGACTGAAGACAGCGACGCTCTTTTGACCAGAAGAATCAGCCCGAGTGAAAGCTCAAAGAACAGTCTCAAGGATGAAAAGCACGCTGCAGTCGGGCAAGACGGTGAACCTCTTCACACAAGAGTGAATGATGGAACCACTAATGACACCAGGCCAGAAAGCAAAGATGCTAAGGTGGAGATGTCTCGGTCGCCCACTCCCATCAGCGCTCCGGTGCCGACTCACTTTGTCTTCCACAGCCACCTGAGACCTCCAGTGTCCCCTCGCCCTGACAGAGGACCACACCCCAGGATGCCAACACCTGTCAAAAAGCTGGACCAGTACACTCCAGTTGGGGCAAACTCAGGCCAACAGTCTGATAGCAGTGAATCTCCAGACAAGAGGGCTTGGGTGTAGTTGACTGAGTGGATATTCATCACTGTCATTAGACAAAGACTGCTGtatatctccctttaaagggcCCAGATATTTTGGATGTAACTATTATTTTAAGCATGAATTAATTCAGAGTTGTTGTAATATAACAGATGATCTATGTATGATGTGAAATGTGTCGCTAATAGTGACACCACAGAAGAATTACcttttagcatcttttagctcattgttttggttttattaaaACTCATCAACCcagctgttttcagaaacataagCTCTGACAAAACCCACTGTACGTTACCAGCCCGGCATCAAATGACAAAATAAgcttcaacaaacaaacaagataactagggctgtcaatcaattcaaatatttaatagtgattaagcgcatgattgtccatgataaatcataaattaatcgcatatttttttatctgttcaaaatgtaccttaaagggagatttgtcaagtatttaatactattatcaacatgggagtgggcaaatatgctgctttatggaaatgtaaaACTGCGTGCTTTAAAACTTAGACAGAAATATcattaatgcgttgaagaaatcagtggcgttaaaatgaatttgcattagcgcgttattatcgtgttaccTTTATCAGCCCTAAAAATAGCATCTCGTAAGCTAGCATGCTAAATGGCTTCAGCAAGCTAAGCAACATGGTAAGCTAGCAAGCTAAATATCAGGCATTAGCAAGCTAAAGacacagatatttttctcaggagatggtggagaccaaaacagaccTAAAAGATGAGCGAATaatggacttacattcatctgGAAgctagaaaaacaacaaaatgaatgaTAATTGTGCACCATGTCAGCCAGATAGGCAATAGTTTACTATATGCCATAGCAACTAAAATGCTTATAAgtgaaaatatacattttcagcTAGttccactgcccccaagtggccaaaaagtCAATTAGTGCAGCTTTGGAGCAATTTATCTtagtttatttatgaatttatttaattcTATTTGCACACACATAAGACTGCATAAAATCCagataattgaaaaaaaagaagaaatgtgtcaggaaaGGTCAAGAATCCACAGGCTTATAGAACACACCTCCCCTCAATTTAAGGAGAAAAACAGTTTGCAGTTTAGATTATCACAGAAACTCTTGAAAAGATGCAAACAGCTCAAGGGCTCAAAGGATATACAAGTAACACGACATACAAGTGACAATGTAAAACTTTTGTTCATAAAGGAAAAGAGTTTTTGGAGATGTTTGGTTTCATACGACAAAActgatgtgtactttttcttgATGCATGCTTACTGgatgttattttgtttaattagtaataataaaacTGGTCAGATATATTCTGTCAGGTAAAATGCAACTGATTCACATTGAGATGTTTCTTCGCGTTCACGTTTGTTGAACACCCTGAGCGGTCTCTGTGTGAGAAAATGGGTTACAAAAACACAGGCTGACCTTGAGGAAGCAGCAGTTACAGTGCTCAGCTGTTGTCTGGATGACGGAGTGCGGGGCAGCCACAACAGACACACtgacctgacctctgacctctcacaTGACCGCACCACGACCTGACTTAAGAACAATGCTGCTCGGATGACATAAGACCTTCAACCCTCTCGCCGTCATCATTCAACATTAGCTCAGCATGCTAGCAAAGTCCCGACCATACGTGCCCGTACAACGCAGAAAGGATTTATGACCACAATCACGTTTGACTTGATGGTTGATAGAATCCTATATTCAGGATATTTTCTTATGTCCAAACGTGTCACAGGTCCAAAAACTCAGAACAGCATGATGGCCTCATGATTGAGATGTTTTCTGTCTGCGTACTTTTCAGCATCCTTCAGTCATTTTCCCCATGGAAGAAAACTGATTTATTAGTTGTTCTCTTTTGGGGGATCTTTGCAGCCACTGTGAGCggtgtgcttttagtgttttctctgttttcatcatcCTGGGACAAAAAAACCCTCGActgaaatattttttgtaattacTGGAATCCAAATTGTAACTTCAGTTAGTGACTGACACTCCTGTGTGATCAAAATGATGACACTGAATGCAAAAACACAACCCCTGAGCCACATTCCCCCCCAGGGTAGCCATGACCCTAACACATGCCACATACCCTTCTCATTCTTCTTCTGCTGTGGTATTTGGGGCAGCTAAGGCGTGCAGAAACATTAGCAGGGTGACCGGCGGTT is part of the Sebastes umbrosus isolate fSebUmb1 chromosome 12, fSebUmb1.pri, whole genome shotgun sequence genome and encodes:
- the LOC119499244 gene encoding gap junction delta-4 protein-like, which codes for MRMMGARDLLFITISHNVSFMGKTWWMLMLVVRMLVLLLAGFTLFGDEQERFICNTIQPGCSNVCFDVFVPVSVLRLWLFHLILLCLPHVLFATYVMHKVLSYPYFGGFYCDRTPLHDVHRERGAPRFYCAYFLVVILRIILEVAFGAGQFFLFGLSMPKRFLCYEAPCTSGVECYISRPTEKSLMLNFMLGVASLSVLLSLLDLVSSMKAMVRWRRKRVLMEEMSKGEQSSMHTTTTMTEDSDALLTRRISPSESSKNSLKDEKHAAVGQDGEPLHTRVNDGTTNDTRPESKDAKVEMSRSPTPISAPVPTHFVFHSHLRPPVSPRPDRGPHPRMPTPVKKLDQYTPVGANSGQQSDSSESPDKRAWV